From one Orcinus orca chromosome 10, mOrcOrc1.1, whole genome shotgun sequence genomic stretch:
- the TRIM40 gene encoding E3 ubiquitin ligase TRIM40 isoform X2, whose protein sequence is MGGWQCEVEAMLPLREDSREEGICPICQECLKEAVRTDCRHLFCRACLAQHLEKASASGVLSCPLCRKPCSEGVLGAGYTCDSHQKKVCWFCEESRCLLCVECRVSPEHKSHCELAIENAISHYKERLNRRIRKLRKDICELQRLRAQEEERLQAMQQRPGQLEDMPAEVSRIPGISRAMIQLSSLVTELEGMAKKLDASLLKDASDLLNRSAPEQLEVIYPNLEKRINESLNQSSSAALTSSSLDQLLSDSPQPPGSPSPNLSSLPLGLPSAPSGLPPPEHATAVIRCLTL, encoded by the exons ATGGGAGGCTGGCAGTGTGAGGTGgaggccatgctccctctgcgGGAGGACAGCCGGGAAGAGGGCATCTGCCCCATCTGCCAGGAGTGCCTGAAGGAGGCGGTGCGCACTGACTGCAGACACCTCTTCTGTCGAGCATGCCTGGCCCAGCACCTGGAGAAGGCCTCAGCCTCCGGGGTCCTCAGCTGCCCCCTCTGCCGGAAGCCCTGTTCCGAGGGGGTCCTGGGGGCTGGCTATACCTGCGACAGCCACCAGAAGAAGGTGTGCTGGTTCTGTGAGGAGAGCAGATGTCTTCTGTGTGTGGAATGCCGGGTGTCCCCTGAACACAAGTCTCACTGTGAACTGGCCATTGAAAATGCCATCAGCCACTACAAG GAACGACTCAACCGCAGGATCAGGAAGCTCAGAAAGGACATCTGCGAGCTCCAGCGGCTCAGGGCTCAGGAGGAGGAGAGACTGCAGGCTATGCAG CAGCGGCCAGGCCAGCTGGAGGACATGCCAGCAGAGGTGTCCAGAATCCCTGGCATCTCCAGGGCAATGATTCAACTCAGCAGCCTGGTCACTGAACTGGAGGGGATGGCTAAGAAACTGGATGCCAGCCTGCTGAAG gACGCCAGTGACTTATTGAACAG GAGTGCTCCAGAGCAGTTAGAGGTTATTTATCCCAACTTAGAGAAAAGAATCAATGAATCACTTAACCAGTCATCCTCAGCAGCTCTGACCAGTTCATCCCTGGACCAGCTCCTCTCAGACTCACCTCAGCCTCCTGGCTCTCCTTCCCCCAACCTGTCCAGCCTCCCACTAGGTCTGCCCAGTGCACCCTCAGGCCTGCCACCTCCTGAACATGCCACAGCTGTGATCAGATGCCTGACCCTCTGA
- the TRIM40 gene encoding E3 ubiquitin ligase TRIM40 isoform X1 translates to MGGWQCEVEAMLPLREDSREEGICPICQECLKEAVRTDCRHLFCRACLAQHLEKASASGVLSCPLCRKPCSEGVLGAGYTCDSHQKKVCWFCEESRCLLCVECRVSPEHKSHCELAIENAISHYKERLNRRIRKLRKDICELQRLRAQEEERLQAMQFQADCRTHRLEAELERQDRARRQLDALPQQRPGQLEDMPAEVSRIPGISRAMIQLSSLVTELEGMAKKLDASLLKDASDLLNRSAPEQLEVIYPNLEKRINESLNQSSSAALTSSSLDQLLSDSPQPPGSPSPNLSSLPLGLPSAPSGLPPPEHATAVIRCLTL, encoded by the exons ATGGGAGGCTGGCAGTGTGAGGTGgaggccatgctccctctgcgGGAGGACAGCCGGGAAGAGGGCATCTGCCCCATCTGCCAGGAGTGCCTGAAGGAGGCGGTGCGCACTGACTGCAGACACCTCTTCTGTCGAGCATGCCTGGCCCAGCACCTGGAGAAGGCCTCAGCCTCCGGGGTCCTCAGCTGCCCCCTCTGCCGGAAGCCCTGTTCCGAGGGGGTCCTGGGGGCTGGCTATACCTGCGACAGCCACCAGAAGAAGGTGTGCTGGTTCTGTGAGGAGAGCAGATGTCTTCTGTGTGTGGAATGCCGGGTGTCCCCTGAACACAAGTCTCACTGTGAACTGGCCATTGAAAATGCCATCAGCCACTACAAG GAACGACTCAACCGCAGGATCAGGAAGCTCAGAAAGGACATCTGCGAGCTCCAGCGGCTCAGGGCTCAGGAGGAGGAGAGACTGCAGGCTATGCAG TTTCAGGCAGACTGTAGGACCCACAGGCTGGAGGCTGAACTGGAGCGTCAAGACCGAGCCAGGAGACAGCTGGATGCCCTCCCTCAGCAGCGGCCAGGCCAGCTGGAGGACATGCCAGCAGAGGTGTCCAGAATCCCTGGCATCTCCAGGGCAATGATTCAACTCAGCAGCCTGGTCACTGAACTGGAGGGGATGGCTAAGAAACTGGATGCCAGCCTGCTGAAG gACGCCAGTGACTTATTGAACAG GAGTGCTCCAGAGCAGTTAGAGGTTATTTATCCCAACTTAGAGAAAAGAATCAATGAATCACTTAACCAGTCATCCTCAGCAGCTCTGACCAGTTCATCCCTGGACCAGCTCCTCTCAGACTCACCTCAGCCTCCTGGCTCTCCTTCCCCCAACCTGTCCAGCCTCCCACTAGGTCTGCCCAGTGCACCCTCAGGCCTGCCACCTCCTGAACATGCCACAGCTGTGATCAGATGCCTGACCCTCTGA